Proteins encoded by one window of Amaranthus tricolor cultivar Red isolate AtriRed21 chromosome 4, ASM2621246v1, whole genome shotgun sequence:
- the LOC130809738 gene encoding uncharacterized protein LOC130809738 isoform X2 gives MIFDSVLSRRGIIDSVYVNFPGAGAGAGAGWFRILPRFVTNFHDVTPGRLKQLLTDLFATGYILDSATNQQIWSRVNIQDVFDNFPHNTRIVGCLSGEAANNFVHYDEYIASEIQHDHSYVFVVGIFAGGIIERFIHENVKVSNYSLRTYNCISNIISGLQKKWNI, from the exons ATGATCTTTGATAGTGTATTGAGTAGGAGGGGCATAATTGATTCAGTTTACGTAAATTTTCCTGGTGCTGGTGCTGGTGCTGGTGCTGGTTGGTTCCGTATTTTACCACGATTTGTTACAAACTTTCATGATGTGACTCCGGGTCGACTGAAGCAATTATTGACGGATTTATTTGCTACCGGTTACATTCTTGATTCCGCTACCAACCAACAAATATGGAGCCGAGTCAATATCCAAGACGTTTTTGATAATTTCCCTCATAACACTCGTATTGTTG GATGTCTCTCCGGAGAAGCTGCTAATAATTTTGTTCATTATGATGAATACATCGCATCAGAGATACAACATGATCATTCTTATGTATTTGTG GTGGGAATCTTTGCTGGTGGAATCATTGAGAGATTTATTCACGAAAATGTGAAAG TTTCCAACTATTCGTTAAGAACTTACAATTGTATTTCCAACATTATTTCTGGTTTGCAAAAAAAATGGAATATATG A
- the LOC130810696 gene encoding uncharacterized protein LOC130810696, with amino-acid sequence MGKTKDVTPHQKNQIMQKLLSSMNKKERPELGTINKLANEFQLCRKTITRLWKEVQNQINNNQTIFNLGSKRIGREPSNKIQFDDDKFKAIKCELKTTQHSVAKQMGVSQSTVFRWKKKKIIRKDTNPLKPALTEKIICTDEKHFYLTRETQTYYLAPGAVEPHREIQPKRFIPKIMFMCAVAKPIYSSNGDVIFDEKIGMWPFIRQEPAKRSSKNRRRGELETKPIQSITKDHMRAMLITNVIPTIRAKWPSMLSKDIIIQQDNAKPHIAPNDKDFVDEATKDGFNIQLVQQPPNSPDMNVLDLV; translated from the exons ATGGGTAAAACAAAAGATGTTACTCCAcatcaaaaaaaccaaattatgCAAAAACTCCTCTCATCCATGAACAAAAAAGAAAGACCAGAGCTTGGCACAATCAACAAACTAGCTAATGAATTTCAACTTTGTAGGAAAACCATAACAAGGTTATGGAAGGaagttcaaaatcaaatcaataaCAACCAAACAATATTCAACTTGGGGAGTAAGAGGATTGGAAGAGAACCAAGTAACAAGATTCAATTCGATGATGACAAATTCAAAGCAATCAAATGTGAACTCAAGACAACGCAACATTCAGTGGCAAAACAAATGGGGGTTTCACAATCAACTGTATTTagatggaagaagaagaaaatcatAAGGAAGGACACAAATCCTCTAAAACCTGCCCTTACTGAAAAAATAATTTGCACAG ATGAAAAGCATTTTTATCTAACCCGTGAAACACAGACTTACTATCTTGCTCCGGGTGCTGTAGAGCCACATAGGGAAATTCAACCGAAAAGGTTTATCCCTaaaatcatgtttatgtgtgctgTAGCAAAACCAATATATTCATCTAATGGTGATGTGATTTTTGATGAAAAGATAGGTATGTGGCCTTTTATAAGACAGGAACCTGCGAAGAGGAGCTCAAAGAACAGGAGGAGGGGGGAATTAGAAACTAAACCAATTCAATCAATCACCAAAGACCATATGAGGGCAATGCTCATAACCAATGTCATACCAACAATCAGAGCTAAATGGCCTAGTATGCTTTCAAAAGACATTAtcattcaacaagataatgcaaaGCCTCACATAGCACCCAATGACAAGGATTTTGTTGATGAAGCAACAAAAGATGGATTTAATATCCAACTTGTGCAACAACCACCAAATTCACCTGACATGAATGTGTTAGATCttgtgtaa
- the LOC130809738 gene encoding uncharacterized protein LOC130809738 isoform X1, with translation MIFDSVLSRRGIIDSVYVNFPGAGAGAGAGWFRILPRFVTNFHDVTPGRLKQLLTDLFATGYILDSATNQQIWSRVNIQDVFDNFPHNTRIVGCLSGEAANNFVHYDEYIASEIQHDHSYVFVVGIFAGGIIERFIHENVKVSNYSLRTYNCISNIISGLQKKWNIW, from the exons ATGATCTTTGATAGTGTATTGAGTAGGAGGGGCATAATTGATTCAGTTTACGTAAATTTTCCTGGTGCTGGTGCTGGTGCTGGTGCTGGTTGGTTCCGTATTTTACCACGATTTGTTACAAACTTTCATGATGTGACTCCGGGTCGACTGAAGCAATTATTGACGGATTTATTTGCTACCGGTTACATTCTTGATTCCGCTACCAACCAACAAATATGGAGCCGAGTCAATATCCAAGACGTTTTTGATAATTTCCCTCATAACACTCGTATTGTTG GATGTCTCTCCGGAGAAGCTGCTAATAATTTTGTTCATTATGATGAATACATCGCATCAGAGATACAACATGATCATTCTTATGTATTTGTG GTGGGAATCTTTGCTGGTGGAATCATTGAGAGATTTATTCACGAAAATGTGAAAG TTTCCAACTATTCGTTAAGAACTTACAATTGTATTTCCAACATTATTTCTGGTTTGCAAAAAAAATGGAATATATGGTAA
- the LOC130810697 gene encoding uncharacterized protein LOC130810697 — translation MSVSKFEIELFDRNVYFGLWKLKMEAILVQNGYEKALLGKSKKLPRMSMEDFEEMDLKALSMIHLCLSNSVLREFIKEETTTGLWLKLESFKLHDLHLEEGSSLKSHIDEFDSIVMDLCILVVNLDNEDLAIKLLCSLPKEYKHFRETFLYKKDVLTLEDVKGALLQRELIENQLTKSGNYSHDGEGLVVKGRP, via the exons ATGAGTGTTTCAAAGTTTGAGATAGAGTTGTTTGATAGGAATGTTTATTTTGGGTTATGGAAACTTAAGATGGAGGCTATCTTGGTGCAAAATGGGTATGAGAAAGCTTTGTTAGGGAAGTCCAAGAAACTTCCAAGAATGTCCATGGAAGATTTTGAAGAGATGGATTTGAAGGCACTTTCGATGATACATTTGTGTCTATCTAATAGTGTACTTAGAGAGTTTATAAAGGAGGAGACAACGACGGGTCTTTGGTTGAAGCTAGAGTCATT TAAGCTTCATGATcttcatcttgaggaaggcagTTCTCTTAAATCACATATAGATGAGTTTGATTCAATTGTGATGGATTTGTGTATCCTTGTTGTGAATCTTGATAATGAGGACCTTGCGATAAAATTGTTGTGCTCCCTACCTAAGGAGTACAAGCATTTTAGGGAGACATTTTTGTATAAGAAAGATGTGTTGACTCTTGAGGATGTAAAGGGGGCTTTACTACAAAGGGAGTTGATCGAGAATCAATTGACTAAGAGTGGCAACTACTCACATGATGGTGAGGGCCTTGTGGTAAAGGGTAGACCTTAG
- the LOC130809736 gene encoding uncharacterized protein LOC130809736 translates to MGKRKRNSKHLEPCSTKRVESKSGEPITIGDEVELCDKMLMHQATADEGVSEDKEINICGIPYSLVCNNTQAGVTFVLEKASLTLAYVGKKYQILSSDEHAGYMRKRNLNPYSYRPDIVYEALLQIMTSQLCMAGRIKAVYIRTDEGVLIKVEPYARIPKSFRSFCNMMAELQQKLCIKAKGKGGKLLRVIANPITKHLSSPSRKIGLSFSSEKAVELREYVSGINSKQEVVFVVGVMAHGKIECDYIEDLVSVSRFHLSSEDCLRHICIAMERKWSVC, encoded by the exons ATGGGGAAAAGAAAGCGAAATTCAAAACATCTTGAGCCCTGCTCAACAAAGAGGGTAGAGTCAAAAAGCGGTGAACCAATAACTATAGGAGACGAGGTAGAACTTTGTGACAAGATGTTAATGCACCAGGCGACTGCGGATGAAGGCGTAAGCGAGGACAAGGAGATTAATATTTGTGGCATTCCCTACTCTCTTGTTTGTAACAACACACAAGCAGGTGTCACATTTGTTCTTGAGAAAGCTTCGCTAACCCTTGCTTATGTTGGAAAA AAGTATCAAATATTATCATCAGATGAGCATGCTGGTTATATGCGCAAGAGGAATTTAAATCCATATAGTTACAGGCCTGACATTGTTTATGAG GCACTCTTGCAAATCATGACTAGTCAACTTTGTATGGCTGGAAGGATAAAGGCAGTGTACATACGGACAGATGAAGGAGTTCTGATCAAAGTAGAACCTTATGCTCGAATACCAAAGTCATTCAGAAGTTTCTGCAATATGATGG CTGAATTACAACAAAAACTCTGTATCAAAGCCAAGGGTAAGGGTGGAAAACTTTTGCGTGTGATTGCCAACCCTATAACCAAGCATTTATCTTCTCCATCCCGTAAGATAG GTCTTTCATTCAGCTCAGAGAAAGCTGTTGAGTTGCGAGAGTATGTCAGTGGAATCAACAGTAAACAAGAGGTTGTGTTTGTG GTCGGTGTGATGGCTCATGGCAAGATTGAATGTGATTACATTGAGGACCTTGTATCAG TTTCTCGCTTTCATCTAAGCTCTGAGGATTGTTTGAGACATATATGCATTGCCATGGAAAGGAAATGGAGCGTATGTTGA